The following is a genomic window from Bacteroidia bacterium.
CGGGTGTAAGCATAAAAAAAACAGCAATGATCGTTGCTGTCAACTGTAATAATACGCCTTTCATGGGATAGTTTTTAGGGTTCTCAATTACTTGCATAACTCCGAAATTAGCACTTTTATTGCTTTCCCCAAGCGCGCTGCACAACTTATTGCCAACTCTGGAAACAAGCCTTGCGTATGAAGACCTTATGAGTTTATTTTCCAATTTATTTCGCGCATCTGCCAGAGACCAACGTTATGGCGGAACGCTCTCTCTTAAAGACAACCTTCGGGCCCTCAGACATCTGCCTCCCTTTTTGCGCCTGATCTGGGATACACAGCCCTGGATGGCAGCGGGCAACATGGCCTTGCGCCTGCTGAAAGCAGGCGTACCGGTAAGCACCCTTTACATTGGTAAACTGATCATCGACGAAGTCGTTTTCCTCTCCCAGCATACCGGAGGAGAGAAAACCCATCTTTGGATGCTCATAGGTATGGAGTTGGGGCTGGCGATTATTTCAGCCATGCTGGGAAGAGCGATCTCCCTTCTCGATGCATTGCTGGGAGACCTTTTCAGCAATGAAAGCTCTGTCAGGCTGATTGCGCATGCAGCTAGTCTTGATCTCCCTCAGTTTGAAGACTCCGTATTTTACGACAAACTGGAGCGCGCACGTCAGCAAACCAACAGCCGCACCATCCTCATGTCTCAGATGCTGCTTCAGGCTCAGGATATGATTTCGATGGTATTTCTGGCTGCCGGGCTCGTATTTTTCAACCCATGGTTAATCGTATTGCTGGTGATTACGGTTATTCCAGCTTTCATCAGCGAAACCCACTTCAACCAACGAAGCTATTCGATATCCCGCGCATGGACACCGGAGCGGAGAGAACTCGATTATATGCGGTATATCGGAGCCAGTGACCAGACGGTAAAAGAAGTGAAGATCTTTGGGCTGGCCGATTTTCTGAAAGACCGGTTTCAAAAACTGGCGCATCGTTACTATCTGGCAAACAAAGCTTTAGCCATTAAAAGAGCAGTTTGGGGGTTTGTATTTAATACCTTTGGAGATCTCGGCTATTATGGTGCTTATGTACTGATTGTAATCCAGACTATTCATGGGCAGATCAGCCTGGGAGACCTGACGTTTTTATCCGGTTCTTTCAGCCGTCTGAGCGGGCTTTTGCAGGGCATCCTGTCGCGGTTTTCAACCATTGCACAGAGTGCTTTATACCTGCAGGATTTTTTCGATTTTTTTGCGATGAAGCCGGAGATTTTTTCCCCCGCCGATCCCCTGCCCTTTCCTGCACAGATTCAGGAAGGATTTGTATTTGAAAATGTTTCTTTTAAATATCCCAGTTCCCACAAATATGCCCTCCGCAATGCCTCATTTGAACTGAAAGCAGGAGAGAAGCTGGCACTTGTAGGGGAAAACGGGGCAGGTAAAACCACCCTTGTGAAACTGCTGGCCAGGCTGTATGATCCGACTGAGGGGCGGATTCTGCTCGACGGACACGACCTTCGGCAATATGACCTGAAACAACTCAGACAGGCCATCGGAGTAATATTTCAGGATTTTGTGCGATATCAGTTGACAGTAGGGGAAAATATTGCCGTTGGGCAGATCACCCATATTTATGATCAATCCAAAATTGAGGATGCGGCACACAAAAGTATGGCGGACACAGTGGTTCATTCACTGGAAGGCGGATACGATCAAATGTTGGGAAGAAAGTTTGACAAAGGCGTAGAGCTTTCCGGCGGGCAGTGGCAGAAGGTAGCTCTTGGGCGTGCCTATATGCGCGAAGCACAGGTGCTCATTTTGGATGAACCCACAGCAGCACTCGACGCCAGAGCCGAATACGACGTTTTTGTGCGGTTTTCAGCGTTGACCAAAGGCAAAACGGCCATTCTGATTTCTCACCGTTTTAGTACAGTAAGAATGGCTGACCGAATCCTTGTGCTGGAAAATGGCGGTATTAGTGAAACCGGCTCTCATGAAGAGTTGCTGGCCCTGGGAGGCGTATATGCAGAATTGTTTGAGTTACAGGCACAAGGATACAGATAAAAGAAAATCTACACCTTTGCCCGGTCCATCCATTTTTCCACATTGGGTGGCTGCCAGGAATCCATCAGGGAAAGAAGCCCTTCCGGCTGGTCATGCAGCAGCACCATACTCCGGTTTTGGCGATGGAGAAACCTTTCATCCGCCATATGATCAAACATATTCACCAGCGGCTGAAAATAATGGTTCACATTGAGAAGACCGATAGGGAAACTGTGAAGGCCCAGCTGACCCCAGGTGAGGATTTCGCAGAGCTCATCCAAAGTCCCAAAGCCACCGGGCATAGCGATAAAACCCTCAGAAAGATCGGCCATACGCTGCTTGCGCTCGTGCATGGTTTTGACCACAATCATTTCAGTAAGGCCTGTATGACCGACTTCTTTGGCGAGGAGAAATTCAGGAATGACGCCGGTAACTTTTCCACCCGCTTCGAGGCAGGCATCGGCGATGACACCCATGAGGCCGACATTGCCCCCCCCATATACCAGGCCAATACTGCGAGCGGCCATCAATTGGCCCAGTTCAACCGCTGCCTGGGTATATATCGGGTTATGGCCCGCATTGGAGCCGCAAAAAACACATATATGATTCATAGTACAATCACGTGCGTAAAGATCATATCTCTGATAGCAGGCGAAATTTCACCTTAACGATTTTTTCCTGTCTTTTTAGTTTCAGAGAAATCACTTTTCCATTTTGGCGGCTCAATGTACCATACAATTCATCTATATCCAACTGGTCGGCGGTAAATCCGTTGATACCAACAATCTGGTCATTTACCTCTATACCGGCCTCTTCTGCGGGCGAATTGGGCCTGACATAACTGATTATGTACTCGTCGTAATTTGTACCGCTGGTGAGCAGTTCAAGCCCGCTGATATTGTAGAAAAATTCATTTTTGTACAGCGAATTTTTCCGCAGGTAGATATACCCCCGGGTGTAGTCAAAAGCCACATGGAAACGGGAGATAATTTCTGCGCCCAGATTCCCATACCAGGTGTCTTCGGTTTCGGTGACACTGATCGAACTTGCTTCCGGATACCCGGCGATTACATCCTGAAAACGAAATTCGCCAAGAGAAAACTCCTGTATCCGTCCAAGTTTGCCATATACACTTCCACTTAAGCCCATTCCCAAAAATGCATCCACAGAAGGATATGGGAGCGGAAGGTCGTCATCAAACAGAGATACAGCCTGGCTGGCACCGGTATCCACCAACCATTGAGATTTGACGCGGTTGCCGCTGTGATCGGTCAGCGTAGCTGTCACATAGGGCTTGGCCTTACGGAGTTCGATAGGGATAGCAGTGCTTTTACGATGGGGTTTGTATTTAAACGGATCGTATAGCTTTACATATTTTTGCTGGTAATTGATCTCCACGACAAACTGACGGAAAACCTCAAATCCGATAATCCCATAAACAGGTTTTCCAAAAATTCCGGAATAGGAGATCACCCCTTCGGGCAAAATAATTAGGTTAATCCCATGGCCATTGAGACCCGGAAGAGAGATCGACAAGTCTCGGGCCAGCACAGCCTGAATCATTTCACCAGAACCCAGCCCCCGAACCGAAATGGATTCGAGTGTATCGAGAGAAAGAAAACCCGCCACCATGGGTTCTGTAAGAATCGTAGTGCGTACACCTGTATCGAGAATAAAGTTCATCTCGAAGGATTCATTAATACGGACAGGGATGAGGATAATATTGTGCTGGATTTCAATGGGGATTTTCACATAGTCCACGTTATCGATAAAGGAAAAACCCGCATGAAGATTCGCCATATTCCCCACCCAGAAAGCAATACACAGACAAATTGTAAGGTTCTTTTTCATAAGGTTGAAGCATTTGGCCTGATTGGTTACACCAACTTTAAAGATATACAAATCATGAGGAAGCAAAGACCACATATTGATGTAGTTATTGCGATTTTCGAAAGATTATCAGCTACTATCTTTTATACGTAAACGTCAACCCAAAAATTAAGCAAATTGAAAGAATTTTTCAATAGCGCCTTTTTCAGATCAGCCAGTCTTCAACCGATGTCGTTATTTTCAGTTGCGGAATGATGACCTGTTCGCCAGGTTCTGCAAAACGGTGTTGTTTGTATCTTTCTCCGGAAGGCTCTGTAAGAACCTCAATTATCCGGCTCTGCAAGTCTAAAATCCAGTATTCAGAAATACCAGCGGCAGCATAAAGCGCCCCTTTGATCTCCCGGTCATAGGCGAGGGAAGAGTCTGCCACCTCCACAACCAAAATAATATCTGCTGCCATAGGATGGCCCTTTACATAAAAATCATCTCTGTTTTTTACCAGGACAATATCGGGCGCTGGTTCAGAATTGTCTGATATAACAATGGGATCCTGAATTTGAATTTGTGCATTAGTGGAAACCAATTCAGGGAGCCAAGTCAGTATTTTTCTGGTGGCAGATGTGTGTTTACTTCCGTTAGGACTCATTTCTACAATTTCACCATGAATCAGTTCCACATGATCCCGTTCGGTGAGGATGCCGGCTTCGATCATGCGGTGATAGTCGGAAGTGTTGAGACGGTATCGGGTAAGTGGAAACTGCGACATGAAAACTTTTTTATGAATATACGCAAAGTTGGGCAATTGGTACAAGTGTCAGGCGTGTTTCCAAATTTAAGACGAACATAATCTCATTCCTTTTGCCGCAAAAAAATGCATTTGGTATATTGGCAGGCAAAACTACCACCCCATGCAACAACGCTTCGTTTTATTATGGATATTTTCAGCCTGTTTTCTGCTCAGCATTCATGCTCAGCCACAGGCTTTACCCCTGTTTTCTTCCGAAGATCTCCTCCAAATCACGCTGGAAACCGACCTGAAGGCCTTTCTCAGTGACCGTGGCGGTGATCCCGACTATCATGACGCAAAGTTATCTGTTACAGATGCTACCGGGCAAATCCAACAGGGAGAAGTCGAAATTAAAGCCCGGGGAAAATTTCGCAGAGACGAAATGATCTGTCATTTCCCGCCGATCAGGGTAAAGTTCTCCAAAAAGAAAAAAACACCCGAGGTATTTCAGGGGCAATCCAAATTAAAGCTCGTTACTCACTGCGATGATGAGCAGTATGTATTGAGGGAATATTATATCTATAAAGTGTACAATCTTCTCACCGAAAAAAGTTTTCGGGTAAGGCTCGCCAAAATCAAATATGTGGACGTCAACGGCGAAATGCCTTCTGAAGAAGCTTTTGGTTTCTTTATTGAAGATGAAGAAGATATGGCAGCGAGAAATGGGGAAAATGCCATTGAGGATGATGTACCCATTGCCAGTGAAGATGTGGACGAAGCGCAGACCACACTGGTACATGTATTTAATTATATGATTGCCAACAAAGATTTCAGAATCCCTTCCCCTCCGCAAAACATGAAAATCATCACACACGGTAATACTAAGCCAGTTCCTGTACCTTATGATTTTGACTGGGCTGGAATGGTAGATGCGGCTTATACCAAGCTCGCCTATGAAAAGGGCCCCAGTTACGAAAAAAGGCAGGTTTTCAAACCACTATGCCGCACAAAGGAGGAATATGAAGTAGTATTTAACCAGCTTCGGGCAATCAGGAGTGATGTAGAAAATCTGTACAAAAGCTCCCCCTACCTCGATCCCAAAATCATTAAAGAGAGTCTGAAGTACTACAAAAGTTTTTATAAGACGATCGACAACGACAAAATGGTGGATGAAATTTTTGTTCAGTCCTGTGAAAAGGTAAAATAGGCAAACTAGTCTGCGCTTAGTTCGACGAAGTAGCCCGTATGTTTGCGAACATTCATCACTTCGCCGCCTTCAAAAAGGAGATACTGGCCTTTGATACCGGCCAGTTTCCCCTCTACAACAGCGGTTTTGTCGAGGTTGATACTTTTTACTTTTGAAGGAAAGGCAACTACCGGATATTCGATTTCAGTTATTTCGTCATTGAGGGAAACGTATTGCTGCATCTCCGCCGGGACAAGCGCCTGAATTCTGCTTTTTTCAGCCCTTACATCCACGTCCATGGCGAGTTCATTTTTGAGCATTTTCTGCCAGTGGGTTTTATCAGAGATATGGTCTTTGAGTGCAACTTCAATCAGACCTGCGGTATAGCGGTTGGGCGTTTCGGCGAGGCGAATAGCCTTCCAGGCCCCCTGGTCAATCCAGCGCACAGGGACCTGGTCTCGTCGGGTGACGCCGACCTTTACCCCGCTGGCGATGGCAAGATATACCACGTGCGGCTGCACGTGGTGGGCGAGTTCCCACTCCGGATCGCGGCCTTTGCCCAGGTGCCCTTCGCACAGCTCCGGGCGAATAATACATTCCGAGTTTTCCGGAGAATTGAGAAAATCAGGATAACAAAACCCTTCGCCAAAGACCTTGCTGATCTTTTTTCCACAAACTTTACAATGGATGACTCCGTCGTATTTTAGCTGTATGTGCCGGCCAATCAACGCATTCATATCCACCTCGTCTGCACCCAATTTCAGTGTGTAGGATACCGGCTGGGTATATTCCGTGCGCATTTTGCGCAGGTTTCCGCTATATGTCATATTTTTTCTTTATCCGCCTGAATTTACGGAGGAATTTGCGATAAATAAACTTTTACCACCGGTAAACCACCGAAACTCCCAACAGGATGATGGCACCTTCGCCTACGTCTGCCCCATCCGAAACAGCATTTATTTCATATCCCAAGCCCAGCGCCGGGGCTAGTCCCCACTTCCAGCGATTGGATAACCGGTCAGATAAAAACATATATCCAAACTCCGCCGTAGGCTGCAAAACGACAATCCTGGTTGTACCAGACCGCATTTGCTGGTAGTCTTCCCAATTGACCTTGTTGCGCCAGACATCCATTCGCCCACCCACAAAAAAACCGTTGAGCAAATCCTTAACATAATGGCGATAACCCAATGTACCGCCAAAACCCATGCCTTTCTCCGAATCATGTACGCCCATACTGCGATGGTCAAACAAGTTGGCACCCACCCGCAGGTTGATTGCGTCGTGCCCGGTGAGGCCAAACTCCATCCTCACTCCGGGCATAATACCGGTTGGGTATAACTGAAACTCCGGCCCGAAAGAGGTTTGGGCCATCAGATGTGCAGAAAAAATGGCAGGCATTACGCCTGAAAGGAAGCAAACAAACAGGTATTTTCTCATTCTGGGGTATTATTTTTCCCGGGAGCATTTCGCAGCATTTTCACCGTAAAAAAGCCCAGCAGGAGAATGACAATTCCCATGACGACCCACAGAAGATTTTCCGTCATGGCTTCTGACTTTGCCCCGGAAACAGCATCTTCCGCATCAGTTTTTACGATCATACTTTCTTCTCCGGGGAAAACCGGGGTCAGTTTTTCGGGGATTTTATTCCGGAAATACATCATATCGTATCGCGGCAGATAAGCTTTGGGATTCTGGTATACCAGCATATAGTTTCCCTGGGCTTCCAGATCTGTTTGCATGGAATACACCGGGCCAAAAACTTTGATTTCCCGGAAAGATAGCGGTATGTCGTCGTAATTATAGACGGTGATTTTCAGACGGTTGGTAAACTGAACCGCTTCATCAAATACATTTTCCTCAAGAGAAGAAATGGTAAATCCGCCAAAATCCCGCCATACTTCTTTGACACCTTCAGCGGTTTCCACAGATTCTTTTAACCATGAGACAGATACTGCGCGATAAAAATCTTTTTCTTTATCCACATCAAAAGCCAGTCGGCTCACCGGATAACGATCGCTTAGTTCTACTGTGATTTCCGTCGTTTTTTTATCAACATCGTTTTTCACAACCTGATGGGTGACGGTGAATGGTCGGTAAATGCCGTTGGTTTTGACAAATCTTCCGACACTGGCCTTGACGATTTCGGCTTCTGCATCGTTAAGTTTTACCCTGAAAAACTTATAATCTGAATCAGAAAAAGTAAGGGTGGCAAAATGATAGTTTACATGATCATTGGATATGCCTACCAGACGAATATTTTCTTCTATGGTAAACCATTTCAGCCGGTTGTTGCTCCCTTCCAGTGTAGCAAGCAGGTCGTAATTCATCGGACGAATATCCAGGTCGATATGATTGATGGTCATTTCCTCTTCAGGCCGGAGGGTTACAAAGGATTCATTGTCTCCGCTTTTGCTTTGGTTTACCATTTGAAAGGGAACTGTCCCAACCTCCTCAACATCGCCGCTTGTATGGATCAGAAAAGGAACTTCAATGGTATCTTCCGGAGATATTTTGAAAATGCGGATATCGCTCAAATCTTCTTTCAGCTTTGACAAAACAGATTCGGGGATAACGATTTCATGCCACCCTTTTGATTTTATCTGAGACAACGGCCTTTGATACACATAATCAGTCATCTGTGCAGGTAAAAAAGGGCTTAATACCAGGAGTAAACCAAGCGCAGGAAGAGTTTTATACATTTTCATCGTCCGTCTCTTGTTTTGTTTCTTGTTGTTCTGGCTCATCACCTAAAATCACGCTTTTAAAACGCTGGTAAAGGAACGAAATTATCATCAGGAGCACACCCAGCGCAAGGAAAATAACCGTTTTATTGCCAAGGGTAGTTTTGTCCAGATCGAATATAAATACTTTGACCAGGATCACCCCAAACAAGGCAATGGAAGCGATACGAAGGTATTGTAGTTTTTTCCAGAAACCCAAAATCATCAATACCAGTGCATAAAGCCCCCACAGCACACTGAATCCTACCCGTCGCACTTTTCTTTCGAGAAGGTATGTATCAGCCTCGGGATACATGACGTGGATGATATGCTGGAGTTCGGCACTCAGCAAGGCGAGCATAATCAGGTGAAAAGCAAGTCCAAAACCTGTTTTCACACGAGGATCATCAAAGGTCTGGTGAGCCCGGTAATTCATCCAGAGATTGATTCCCAGAAAAGCATAACAAATATAGCGCATGTAGAGATAAGCCATTCCAGGCTTAAATATGGGGTTTTCACCGGGGTGAAAATAGTTTTCCCGAAGCTGATACAGATCCGGGAGACTTTCAGTTAAAAACAGTAATACCCCAATCCCCGAAGCGACAATACCTGCGATATAGATGGCTTTATTGTTCCAGAAACGCATATTCACAGCCAGTAAAGCAGCCATAAACAGAAACGCATAATTGATACTCCACAGAGCGGAGAACGTGTTCAGATCGTAGTTGAAGTTATCGGCCCCGTCGAGTACGATTTTTGTGGAAGCCATAAGTTGAGTAAAAAACTGATCGATTTCAGGCAGGAAGGCTGCAAATGCAGTAATCAGGAGCAGAGATGGCAGCAAAACACCACCAAACCGCTGCAACGAGCGCCATTGTGTTTCTTCGGGCTTATATCTTGTGTGAAAATACGTCATCGCAGCAAAACCGGCGATCACGAGGAATGAGGTAAGGAAATGAATATTAAATATTGGTGTAAAAACCTTTTCATCCAGAAGATACACCGAGTTGGAGTACCCTTCGCCCCAATCCTGAAGCAGGCTGAAGAAACTCATTCCAGCCAGAATATAAGCCAGTGCTTCATAGAAAAATACCTTTTGTGTCCTTCCAACCCAGAAT
Proteins encoded in this region:
- a CDS encoding ABC transporter ATP-binding protein, translated to MSLFSNLFRASARDQRYGGTLSLKDNLRALRHLPPFLRLIWDTQPWMAAGNMALRLLKAGVPVSTLYIGKLIIDEVVFLSQHTGGEKTHLWMLIGMELGLAIISAMLGRAISLLDALLGDLFSNESSVRLIAHAASLDLPQFEDSVFYDKLERARQQTNSRTILMSQMLLQAQDMISMVFLAAGLVFFNPWLIVLLVITVIPAFISETHFNQRSYSISRAWTPERRELDYMRYIGASDQTVKEVKIFGLADFLKDRFQKLAHRYYLANKALAIKRAVWGFVFNTFGDLGYYGAYVLIVIQTIHGQISLGDLTFLSGSFSRLSGLLQGILSRFSTIAQSALYLQDFFDFFAMKPEIFSPADPLPFPAQIQEGFVFENVSFKYPSSHKYALRNASFELKAGEKLALVGENGAGKTTLVKLLARLYDPTEGRILLDGHDLRQYDLKQLRQAIGVIFQDFVRYQLTVGENIAVGQITHIYDQSKIEDAAHKSMADTVVHSLEGGYDQMLGRKFDKGVELSGGQWQKVALGRAYMREAQVLILDEPTAALDARAEYDVFVRFSALTKGKTAILISHRFSTVRMADRILVLENGGISETGSHEELLALGGVYAELFELQAQGYR
- a CDS encoding TIGR00730 family Rossman fold protein → MNHICVFCGSNAGHNPIYTQAAVELGQLMAARSIGLVYGGGNVGLMGVIADACLEAGGKVTGVIPEFLLAKEVGHTGLTEMIVVKTMHERKQRMADLSEGFIAMPGGFGTLDELCEILTWGQLGLHSFPIGLLNVNHYFQPLVNMFDHMADERFLHRQNRSMVLLHDQPEGLLSLMDSWQPPNVEKWMDRAKV
- a CDS encoding aspartyl protease family protein, giving the protein MKKNLTICLCIAFWVGNMANLHAGFSFIDNVDYVKIPIEIQHNIILIPVRINESFEMNFILDTGVRTTILTEPMVAGFLSLDTLESISVRGLGSGEMIQAVLARDLSISLPGLNGHGINLIILPEGVISYSGIFGKPVYGIIGFEVFRQFVVEINYQQKYVKLYDPFKYKPHRKSTAIPIELRKAKPYVTATLTDHSGNRVKSQWLVDTGASQAVSLFDDDLPLPYPSVDAFLGMGLSGSVYGKLGRIQEFSLGEFRFQDVIAGYPEASSISVTETEDTWYGNLGAEIISRFHVAFDYTRGYIYLRKNSLYKNEFFYNISGLELLTSGTNYDEYIISYVRPNSPAEEAGIEVNDQIVGINGFTADQLDIDELYGTLSRQNGKVISLKLKRQEKIVKVKFRLLSEI
- a CDS encoding Uma2 family endonuclease, giving the protein MSQFPLTRYRLNTSDYHRMIEAGILTERDHVELIHGEIVEMSPNGSKHTSATRKILTWLPELVSTNAQIQIQDPIVISDNSEPAPDIVLVKNRDDFYVKGHPMAADIILVVEVADSSLAYDREIKGALYAAAGISEYWILDLQSRIIEVLTEPSGERYKQHRFAEPGEQVIIPQLKITTSVEDWLI
- a CDS encoding DUF2797 domain-containing protein; translated protein: MRTEYTQPVSYTLKLGADEVDMNALIGRHIQLKYDGVIHCKVCGKKISKVFGEGFCYPDFLNSPENSECIIRPELCEGHLGKGRDPEWELAHHVQPHVVYLAIASGVKVGVTRRDQVPVRWIDQGAWKAIRLAETPNRYTAGLIEVALKDHISDKTHWQKMLKNELAMDVDVRAEKSRIQALVPAEMQQYVSLNDEITEIEYPVVAFPSKVKSINLDKTAVVEGKLAGIKGQYLLFEGGEVMNVRKHTGYFVELSAD